A stretch of Planococcus citri chromosome 5, ihPlaCitr1.1, whole genome shotgun sequence DNA encodes these proteins:
- the LOC135847985 gene encoding uncharacterized protein LOC135847985 isoform X1: MDGADEREDIPRRAFVWDDSNSSTSESEEEDDATHYRVFRCQLCGQAIGEGSRSKKSNSRALALPCGHQLHKKCMKKHNVEVPGDCPVVRCKKSGKVDPATWVKLRGGTTEISRRANEDNESLRERLRDAERQVQTLIEQNESLMRNTPRTELELRERELKIAIDEAVRLRKELDELQATATALADRNRVLLLAHEGKEEPTPEELVEDAYAIEKEKRDFDVRFDAENRAIRDRRYQQFEEVLRENDTSFERALSAISRARSFNHIEDHRVMMLLDLDRQAEEREITLTEILDGLDVVPVLGGVELPVAMQMIGLNSRLEELSISYEDIFELLSDETERARITARRSLRQANARPSSSGVPVTNEQPEAIKIEAVEQPIENEKPPTPSVVIPVLSPEVISSVNRGASLSYESVEASVLSDSGKNSEVSPRADERVSRRVTRKRTSESTSAESSASKISRNSDIPDGVLIASLKLCLERASRDDLRGEIQRLLDMRGDAENDAKPNSDETENLIRKTLLEAKVKKQESTPKTEKRPVDVVTGTPASDADSSTRKSESRSSRKDTTTEGSSSKKSVRSSASKSGVSGVESIKRGRSRSSSSSSSDSSSSSSSPPKRPRRKAAAKKEAPAKKKSVSKKKKPTPPKKKPAAKKKAPARKRTTKGKPSTKEEPSVEKEITPERAAEGVQTRSKTRSESKSVEEGEITQSSQEVLELAASSNEVEELAASTPPPPPSDPAPSQPPPPPSPVLREQLPGIAQVNAQERARLVLIEREAQYRHNIEEMLRELDQQEANTQAGYLEPLPVEECFVPAEQRPPHPAPVWILASFQVEPDGQRYYRNVWFPVTRDTLQLAMQSRGIILDDNLTTRDDSFYERDGAAGLIRRYWREGVAFYGINSFIVIGDSLAHALVSEIIFQNREEKEAWKIHPVSGSRIPITTIRKNLRRFVLRSPQRVIMSIGQYETEKEELEEIKIRIRELWQTMFRHGTRHILMVPPVTWPQCPVRRNELRQFLRESPGDYFPGRYVYLEGLEEVVNRVPPTVFRGPTPYLNEHQVSEALVRVFEYASIERRHAYGHLARERDPPRPTDEQRRDQIDRSHELRRHDREARGHVDRNAVMERLAHEVHERDLIDRVQAQEYRNPNRRPLPEPNMNVREFEPAPRPRVAREDRRWQQAAQDRPAAQEQRVARDERIQAIAQQPIRQNVPEQQRQNPEQQPENRMPQPAAVPAIGVGLGRGRLAERREIRRRDAEMAQRQNNQNPENHRR, encoded by the exons ATGGATGGCGCGGACGAAAGAGAAGATATACCGAGACGAGCGTTTGTTTGGGATGATAGCAACAGCAGCACTTCCGAAAG CGAAGAGGAAGATGACGCAACGCATTACCGCGTTTTCCGCTGCCAGCTATGCGGACAGGCCATTGGTGAAGGCTCGAgaagcaaaaaatcgaattccagAGCCCTCGCCTTGCCATGCGGACATCAGTTGcacaaaaaatgcatgaaaaagcaTAATGTCGAGGTGCCGGGTGATTGTCCGGTGGTCCGGTGTAAAAAATCCGGTAAAGTCGATCCGGCCACATGGGTAAAATTACGAGGTGGCACGACGGAGATTTCGAGACGGGCCAACGAAGATAACGAGTCGCTGCGGGAAAGATTGCGGGATGCGGAACGACAGGTACAAACGCTGATCGAGCAAAATGAGTCGCTCATGAGAAATACGCCGAGAACCGAGTTGGAGCTACGAGAACGCGAGCTGAAAATCGCAATCGACGAAGCGGTGCGTCTGCGTAAAGAATTAGACGAGCTGCAGGCTACCGCTACTGCACTTGCTGATCGGAATCGGGTCCTCCTACTAGCGCATGAAGGCAAGGAAGAACCGACGCCAGAGGAGCTGGTGGAAGACGCCTACGCGATCGAGAaagaaaaacgagactttgacgTGCGATTCGATGCTG AAAACAGAGCAATTCGAGATAGGCGTTACCAACAGTTCGAAGAAGTGTTACGCGAAAACGACACGAGTTTCGAACGGGCGTTAAGCGCAATAAGTCGGGCGCGCAGCTTCAATCATATTGAAGATCACCGCGTCATGATGCTGTTGGACCTAGATCGCCAAGCAGAGGAGCGTGAGATTACCTTGACTGAAATACTCGATGGTTTGGACGTTGTGCCGGTGTTAGGAG GTGTCGAGCTGCCGGTTGCTATGCAAATGATCGGGCTTAACAGTCGCTTAGAGGAGCTGTCAATAAGTTATGAAGACATCTTCGAGCTGTTGAGCGACGAGACCGAACGAGCACGAATCACCGCGAGACGATCGTTGAGACAGGCGAATGCGAGGCCATCTTCAAGCGGGGTGCCTGTGACCAACGAGCAGCCCGAAGCGATAAAGATAGAAGCGGTGGAGCAGCCAATAGAAAACGAGAAGCCACCGACGCCAAGTGTTGTTATTCCGGTCCTTTCGCCCGAGGTTATTTCGAGCGTTAACAGAGGAGCCTCGTTAAGTTACGAAAGCGTCGAAGCGTCGGTATTGTCGGACTCGGGTAAGAATAGCGAAGTAAGCCCTCGAGCTGACGAAAGAGTGTCGAGACGTGTTACACGAAAGAGAACGAGTGAGAGTACGTCGGCTGAGAGCTCTGCGTCCAAAATATCTCGTAATAGTGACATTCCCGATGGGGTACTAATTGCGTCTTTAAAACTGTGTTTAGAAAGAGCAAGTAGAGACGATTTACGTGGCGAAATTCAAAGGCTGTTAGACATGCGAGGAGATGCTGAAAATGACGCAAAACCGAACTCCGATGAGACAGAAAACCTGATTCGGAAAACTCTGCTTGAAGCGAAAGTAAAGAAGCAAGAGTCGACACCGAAGACAGAGAAGCGACCAGTGGACGTCGTGACGGGTACGCCAGCGTCAGACGCCGACAGCAGCACAAGAAAAAGTGAGTCTCGTTCGAGCCGAAAGGATACGACTACGGAAGGTTCGTCGTCAAAGAAATCTGTCCGTTCGAGTGCGTCGAAGTCGGGCGTTTCCGGCGTCGAGTCGATCAAACGAGGCAGATCAAGGAGCAGCTCGTCGAGTAGCTCAGACTCCAGTTCTTCGAGCTCGTCACCACCGAAAAGACCTCGGCGCAAAGCCGCAGCAAAAAAAGAAGCTCCGGCAAAGAAGAAATCAgtgtcaaaaaagaaaaagccgACGCCGCCGAAGAAGAAACCGGCTGCGAAGAAGAAGGCCCCGGCACGAAAGAGAACGACGAAAGGGAAACCTTCGACGAAAGAGGAGCCCTCTGtagaaaaagaaataacccCCGAACGAGCAGCTGAAGGAGTCCAAACGAGGAGTAAGACGCGCAGCGAATCAAAGTCGGTAGAAGAGGGAGAAATTACTCAGTCGAGCCAAGAGGTGCTCGAGCTGGCAGCGAGTTCGAACGAGGTGGAGGAGCTCGCGGCGAGcacgccaccgccaccgccaagCGACCCGGCCCCGAGTcagccaccgccgccgccgagCCCGGTGTTACGAGAACAGCTACCGGGTATTGCCCAGGTAAACGCGCAGGAACGAGCGCGACTAGTACTGATTGAGCGAGAGGCGCAATATCGCCACAATATCGAAGAGATGCTGCGCGAGCTTGATCAACAAGAGGCGAATACGCAGGCGGGCTACTTGGAGCCACTGCCGGTAGAAGAATGCTTCGTACCGGCCGAGCAGCGACCACCACATCCCGCCCCAGTGTGGATTTTGGCTAGCTTTCAGGTGGAACCGGACGGGCAGCGGTATTATCGTAACGTATGGTTCCCGGTCACTCGCGATACGCTGCAATTGGCCATGCAGAGCAGGGGAATTATTTTAGATGATAACCTGACGACGCGGGATGATTCATTTTATGAACGAGACGGAGCAGCGGGCTTGATCAGACGATACTGGCGGGAAGGAGTAGCTTTCTATGGTATAAACTCGTTTATAGTAATTGGAGATAGTTTAGCGCACGCACTAGTTAgcgagataatttttcaaaaccgagAGGAGAAAGAGGCATGGAAGATCCACCCTGTGTCTGGCTCTCGAATACCGATTACGACGATAAGGAAAAATCTTCGGAGATTCGTACTGCGGTCGCCTCAAAGGGTGATTATGTCCATTGGTCAGTACGAGACAGAAAAAGAGGAGCTTGAAGAGATCAAGATACGCATCAGAGAACTGTGGCAGACCATGTTTAGACATGGAACTCGCCACATCTTGATGGTACCGCCGGTAACGTGGCCGCAGTGTCCGGTGAGGAGGAACGAGTTGAGACAATTCCTACGAGAAAGCCCTGGTGATTATTTCCCAGGCAGGTACGTTTACCTAGAAGGCCTCGAAGAGGTGGTAAATCGAGTCCCTCCGACAGTATTCCGTGGACCGACTCCATATCTAAATGAGCACCAAGTAAGCGAGGCGCTCGTGCGAGTTTTCGAATATGCCAGTATAGAGAGAAGGCACGCTTACGGCCACTTGGCAAGGGAGCGCGATCCACCGCGACCTACGGATGAGCAGCGTCGAGATCAAATTGATAGAAGTCATGAATTACGACGACACGACCGAGAAGCGCGCGGACACGTGGACAGAAACGCGGTAATGGAGAGATTGGCGCATGAAGTCCATGAGAGAGATCTCATAGACAGAGTGCAGGCGCAAGAGTATCGAAACCCGAATCGGAGACCACTGCCGGAGCCGAACATGAACGTCCGAGAATTTGAACCGGCACCGAGGCCACGAGTAGCTCGGGAAGATCGAAGGTGGCAGCAAGCAGCGCAGGATAGACCAGCGGCCCAAGAGCAGCGAGTAGCTCGCGATGAACGAATTCAGGCCATCGCGCAACAGCCAATTCGACAAAATGTCCCCGAGCAGCAGCGTCAGAACCCCGAGCAGCAGCCAGAGAATCGAATGCCGCAGCCAGCAGCGGTACCGGCGATTGGTGTTGGTCTGGGTAGAGGACGGCTAGCCGAAAGAAGAGAAATTAGACGACGAGATGCTGAGATGGCTCAGCGCCAAAATAACCAGAATCCGGAAAATCACCGTCGGTAA
- the LOC135847985 gene encoding uncharacterized protein LOC135847985 isoform X4, with protein MDGADEREDIPRRAFVWDDSNSSTSESEEEDDATHYRVFRCQLCGQAIGEGSRSKKSNSRALALPCGHQLHKKCMKKHNVEVPGDCPVVRCKKSGKVDPATWVKLRGGTTEISRRANEDNESLRERLRDAERQVQTLIEQNESLMRNTPRTELELRERELKIAIDEAVRLRKELDELQATATALADRNRVLLLAHEGKEEPTPEELVEDAYAIEKEKRDFDVRFDAENRAIRDRRYQQFEEVLRENDTSFERALSAISRARSFNHIEDHRVMMLLDLDRQAEEREITLTEILDGLDVVPVLGGVELPVAMQMIGLNSRLEELSISYEDIFELLSDETERARITARRSLRQANARPSSSGVPVTNEQPEAIKIEAVEQPIENEKPPTPSVVIPVLSPEVISSVNRGASLSYESVEASVLSDSERASRDDLRGEIQRLLDMRGDAENDAKPNSDETENLIRKTLLEAKVKKQESTPKTEKRPVDVVTGTPASDADSSTRKSESRSSRKDTTTEGSSSKKSVRSSASKSGVSGVESIKRGRSRSSSSSSSDSSSSSSSPPKRPRRKAAAKKEAPAKKKSVSKKKKPTPPKKKPAAKKKAPARKRTTKGKPSTKEEPSVEKEITPERAAEGVQTRSKTRSESKSVEEGEITQSSQEVLELAASSNEVEELAASTPPPPPSDPAPSQPPPPPSPVLREQLPGIAQVNAQERARLVLIEREAQYRHNIEEMLRELDQQEANTQAGYLEPLPVEECFVPAEQRPPHPAPVWILASFQVEPDGQRYYRNVWFPVTRDTLQLAMQSRGIILDDNLTTRDDSFYERDGAAGLIRRYWREGVAFYGINSFIVIGDSLAHALVSEIIFQNREEKEAWKIHPVSGSRIPITTIRKNLRRFVLRSPQRVIMSIGQYETEKEELEEIKIRIRELWQTMFRHGTRHILMVPPVTWPQCPVRRNELRQFLRESPGDYFPGRYVYLEGLEEVVNRVPPTVFRGPTPYLNEHQVSEALVRVFEYASIERRHAYGHLARERDPPRPTDEQRRDQIDRSHELRRHDREARGHVDRNAVMERLAHEVHERDLIDRVQAQEYRNPNRRPLPEPNMNVREFEPAPRPRVAREDRRWQQAAQDRPAAQEQRVARDERIQAIAQQPIRQNVPEQQRQNPEQQPENRMPQPAAVPAIGVGLGRGRLAERREIRRRDAEMAQRQNNQNPENHRR; from the exons ATGGATGGCGCGGACGAAAGAGAAGATATACCGAGACGAGCGTTTGTTTGGGATGATAGCAACAGCAGCACTTCCGAAAG CGAAGAGGAAGATGACGCAACGCATTACCGCGTTTTCCGCTGCCAGCTATGCGGACAGGCCATTGGTGAAGGCTCGAgaagcaaaaaatcgaattccagAGCCCTCGCCTTGCCATGCGGACATCAGTTGcacaaaaaatgcatgaaaaagcaTAATGTCGAGGTGCCGGGTGATTGTCCGGTGGTCCGGTGTAAAAAATCCGGTAAAGTCGATCCGGCCACATGGGTAAAATTACGAGGTGGCACGACGGAGATTTCGAGACGGGCCAACGAAGATAACGAGTCGCTGCGGGAAAGATTGCGGGATGCGGAACGACAGGTACAAACGCTGATCGAGCAAAATGAGTCGCTCATGAGAAATACGCCGAGAACCGAGTTGGAGCTACGAGAACGCGAGCTGAAAATCGCAATCGACGAAGCGGTGCGTCTGCGTAAAGAATTAGACGAGCTGCAGGCTACCGCTACTGCACTTGCTGATCGGAATCGGGTCCTCCTACTAGCGCATGAAGGCAAGGAAGAACCGACGCCAGAGGAGCTGGTGGAAGACGCCTACGCGATCGAGAaagaaaaacgagactttgacgTGCGATTCGATGCTG AAAACAGAGCAATTCGAGATAGGCGTTACCAACAGTTCGAAGAAGTGTTACGCGAAAACGACACGAGTTTCGAACGGGCGTTAAGCGCAATAAGTCGGGCGCGCAGCTTCAATCATATTGAAGATCACCGCGTCATGATGCTGTTGGACCTAGATCGCCAAGCAGAGGAGCGTGAGATTACCTTGACTGAAATACTCGATGGTTTGGACGTTGTGCCGGTGTTAGGAG GTGTCGAGCTGCCGGTTGCTATGCAAATGATCGGGCTTAACAGTCGCTTAGAGGAGCTGTCAATAAGTTATGAAGACATCTTCGAGCTGTTGAGCGACGAGACCGAACGAGCACGAATCACCGCGAGACGATCGTTGAGACAGGCGAATGCGAGGCCATCTTCAAGCGGGGTGCCTGTGACCAACGAGCAGCCCGAAGCGATAAAGATAGAAGCGGTGGAGCAGCCAATAGAAAACGAGAAGCCACCGACGCCAAGTGTTGTTATTCCGGTCCTTTCGCCCGAGGTTATTTCGAGCGTTAACAGAGGAGCCTCGTTAAGTTACGAAAGCGTCGAAGCGTCGGTATTGTCGGACTCGG AAAGAGCAAGTAGAGACGATTTACGTGGCGAAATTCAAAGGCTGTTAGACATGCGAGGAGATGCTGAAAATGACGCAAAACCGAACTCCGATGAGACAGAAAACCTGATTCGGAAAACTCTGCTTGAAGCGAAAGTAAAGAAGCAAGAGTCGACACCGAAGACAGAGAAGCGACCAGTGGACGTCGTGACGGGTACGCCAGCGTCAGACGCCGACAGCAGCACAAGAAAAAGTGAGTCTCGTTCGAGCCGAAAGGATACGACTACGGAAGGTTCGTCGTCAAAGAAATCTGTCCGTTCGAGTGCGTCGAAGTCGGGCGTTTCCGGCGTCGAGTCGATCAAACGAGGCAGATCAAGGAGCAGCTCGTCGAGTAGCTCAGACTCCAGTTCTTCGAGCTCGTCACCACCGAAAAGACCTCGGCGCAAAGCCGCAGCAAAAAAAGAAGCTCCGGCAAAGAAGAAATCAgtgtcaaaaaagaaaaagccgACGCCGCCGAAGAAGAAACCGGCTGCGAAGAAGAAGGCCCCGGCACGAAAGAGAACGACGAAAGGGAAACCTTCGACGAAAGAGGAGCCCTCTGtagaaaaagaaataacccCCGAACGAGCAGCTGAAGGAGTCCAAACGAGGAGTAAGACGCGCAGCGAATCAAAGTCGGTAGAAGAGGGAGAAATTACTCAGTCGAGCCAAGAGGTGCTCGAGCTGGCAGCGAGTTCGAACGAGGTGGAGGAGCTCGCGGCGAGcacgccaccgccaccgccaagCGACCCGGCCCCGAGTcagccaccgccgccgccgagCCCGGTGTTACGAGAACAGCTACCGGGTATTGCCCAGGTAAACGCGCAGGAACGAGCGCGACTAGTACTGATTGAGCGAGAGGCGCAATATCGCCACAATATCGAAGAGATGCTGCGCGAGCTTGATCAACAAGAGGCGAATACGCAGGCGGGCTACTTGGAGCCACTGCCGGTAGAAGAATGCTTCGTACCGGCCGAGCAGCGACCACCACATCCCGCCCCAGTGTGGATTTTGGCTAGCTTTCAGGTGGAACCGGACGGGCAGCGGTATTATCGTAACGTATGGTTCCCGGTCACTCGCGATACGCTGCAATTGGCCATGCAGAGCAGGGGAATTATTTTAGATGATAACCTGACGACGCGGGATGATTCATTTTATGAACGAGACGGAGCAGCGGGCTTGATCAGACGATACTGGCGGGAAGGAGTAGCTTTCTATGGTATAAACTCGTTTATAGTAATTGGAGATAGTTTAGCGCACGCACTAGTTAgcgagataatttttcaaaaccgagAGGAGAAAGAGGCATGGAAGATCCACCCTGTGTCTGGCTCTCGAATACCGATTACGACGATAAGGAAAAATCTTCGGAGATTCGTACTGCGGTCGCCTCAAAGGGTGATTATGTCCATTGGTCAGTACGAGACAGAAAAAGAGGAGCTTGAAGAGATCAAGATACGCATCAGAGAACTGTGGCAGACCATGTTTAGACATGGAACTCGCCACATCTTGATGGTACCGCCGGTAACGTGGCCGCAGTGTCCGGTGAGGAGGAACGAGTTGAGACAATTCCTACGAGAAAGCCCTGGTGATTATTTCCCAGGCAGGTACGTTTACCTAGAAGGCCTCGAAGAGGTGGTAAATCGAGTCCCTCCGACAGTATTCCGTGGACCGACTCCATATCTAAATGAGCACCAAGTAAGCGAGGCGCTCGTGCGAGTTTTCGAATATGCCAGTATAGAGAGAAGGCACGCTTACGGCCACTTGGCAAGGGAGCGCGATCCACCGCGACCTACGGATGAGCAGCGTCGAGATCAAATTGATAGAAGTCATGAATTACGACGACACGACCGAGAAGCGCGCGGACACGTGGACAGAAACGCGGTAATGGAGAGATTGGCGCATGAAGTCCATGAGAGAGATCTCATAGACAGAGTGCAGGCGCAAGAGTATCGAAACCCGAATCGGAGACCACTGCCGGAGCCGAACATGAACGTCCGAGAATTTGAACCGGCACCGAGGCCACGAGTAGCTCGGGAAGATCGAAGGTGGCAGCAAGCAGCGCAGGATAGACCAGCGGCCCAAGAGCAGCGAGTAGCTCGCGATGAACGAATTCAGGCCATCGCGCAACAGCCAATTCGACAAAATGTCCCCGAGCAGCAGCGTCAGAACCCCGAGCAGCAGCCAGAGAATCGAATGCCGCAGCCAGCAGCGGTACCGGCGATTGGTGTTGGTCTGGGTAGAGGACGGCTAGCCGAAAGAAGAGAAATTAGACGACGAGATGCTGAGATGGCTCAGCGCCAAAATAACCAGAATCCGGAAAATCACCGTCGGTAA